The Clostridium sporogenes region TGATGATCAATAATTTTTATTAATTAAAAGATTATAAAACAAGAAAGTTAGCTAGTCATGTTGAATATATTCTATATATTGTTTCATAGTTTTAAAAGATACAATTGAAAAGGAAAGAGGATAATAATTTTGAATTTTTCAAATAACAGTAGCAATGATCAAGATAAAGAATTATTGAAAAGACTTGAAAAAGCAGAAAAGAAATTTGATGGAGATACTGATAAAAAAGTGTAATTAAAAAATTAATAGATAATTTAAAAGCATTAGAAGTTAGTGGCACTGAAACAGATATTAAGAAGATAAAAAAAGACTTAATTCCAGCAATAATGGAGCTATTATCTTGGTTATAAATTTAATATAATACTAATTAAAACTCATCCCTTTTATACCTCTCTTGTCTATAGGAAATTATCTTTAAAGAGCTATGTTAACTTCAGCCTATTAAAAAGAGAGATATGTGTCGTAAAAGGCATTCGAAAAAGTTTAGAGATTCTTATTTGTTTTTTCAAAGTATATTAGGTAAAAAATGATTGTTTCAGCGTTCAGCGAATTTCATTTTTTACCAATATATTTTATGAAAAACAAATCAGAATCTCTTAGTGAATTGAGGAGCCTTTCTACACACATATCCCTTTTTAATAGGCTGTTGGCATAACTACCTTCTAAGCTGTAATTTCCTTAATATGCATATTTTTTTTCTAAAGTTCTAAATATTATTACTAAAAATGCGGTTATTAATAAATATATAGCTGCAGCTATAAAGAAAGGTGTTATAGTGAAATCTCTAGTTACTACTTCCTTTGCGGCCCTTAGCATATCTCCTATTCCTATGGCAGCTACTAGCGCAGAATCTTTAATTAAATTTATACTTTCGTTACATATTGGCGGTATAACATTTCTTATAGCCTGTGGTACAATTATTTTAAACATAGTTTGATTGTAGGTAAAACCTAATACTTTAGCAGCTTCTACTTGACCTGTATCAATGGATTCTATACCTGCTCTAAAGGTTTCTGCGAGATATGCTCCATAGTTAATTATAAATGTTAAATAGGCTGCAGTTAATGGTTCTAATCTTATGCCTATTACGGGAAGTCCGAAATAGGCAAAGAATAATTGTAGCATTAGGGGAGTTCCCCTAAATATCCAAGTATAAGCACTTAAGATAATTTTTAAAGGTTTAATTTTAGAGTTTTTTCCCATAGCTACCAAAATACCTAGTGGAATAGAAAATATTATTGTTACTATGAATAATTTAAAAGAAATAATACTACCTTTTAATATAAATATAGTTATATCTGAAAGATTAGACATATTAATCACATCCTATTTTTTGAAGATTCCTTTACCAAACCATTTTTCAGATATTTTATCTGCAGTTCCATCTTTTATAACTTCATCTAAAGCTTTATCCACTGCTTCTCTAAAGCTATCGTCAGTTTTTCTAAAACCTACTCCATAAGATTCTCCTCCAAAGTCTTCATTTAATACTTTGAATACATTAGGTTTTTTGCTAATATAATACCTACCAACTACTTCGTCTACTACAACGGCATCAACTCTTTTTGATTGTAAATCCATAAGTGCTTCAGTGTTATTTGAGTATTTTTTTAATTCTTTTAATGATTTTACAAAGTCTTTATCTGAATCTAAAGCAACTTCACTACTACTACCTAATTGTATAGCTACAGTTTTTTTGTTTAAATCCTTTTTTGATTTTATATTAGAATCATTATTAACAACTATTATTTGTTTATTTTCTACATAAGGTTTTGAAAAATTTATTTGTTCTTTTCTTTTTTCAGTTATTGTAAGTCCATTCCAAATAACATCAATATCTTTATTATTCAAACTAAGAACTACACCATCCCATTGAACTGGCTTAAAGACTACTTTAACCCCCATTTTTTTAGCAACTTCCTTTGCTAAATCAATATCGAATCCAACTATTTCACCTTTATCATTTTTAAATCCCATAGGAGGGAAGCTATCGTCTAAACCTACAACAAATTCACCTTTATCTTTTATATCCTTAAGGGAAGTATCTTCTTTTGATTTATTACCACAACCTGTTAGCATAAAGATTAACCCCATTATTAAAATAGAAAATAATATATTTTTTTTCCTCATATAAAAAATCCCCCTTGTTTTATTTTATTATATTATACTTTAGCGCAATGAATTTGTAAAGTGATAAAATTAAAAAATCGTAACATAATTTATAGTTTTTCATATATATAATAGTTGTAACACAAATAACTAAAAATTTTTTTCTTGAAAATTTTTTTTATTAATGATAAAATCTACAATTATCAATGGGAGAAATTTAAGAAGGGAGTGTTATATAATATGAAGAAATATACAAAGCCATATTATGGCCCAAATAATTATTTTAGTGCTATTAAATTTTTCTCTGCAGGAATTTTAGGTTTGATAACTTTTATGTTTCTTCTTCAACATAAAGAAATAAAAAGTTATATAGCTTATTTTATATTATTCATATCCATATTATTTATAGTTAATGGTTTAAGAATAATAAATTTTATATTTGTAGGAAGATTTAAACACATAAATAGAATAATTTCTAAGGTTAATTGGACAGGGAATGAAAATGTATTAGATGTAGGTGTTGGAAAAGGTATTTTAGCTATAGCGGTAGCTAAAAAACTAAAGAATGGATCAGGAAAAGTAACTGGTATAGATATATGGAATAGTGAAGGGATATTGGATAAAACTAAATATTATGTGAATCAAAATATAGAATTAGAAGGTGTAGCACATAAGGTTAAAATAAAAACTCAAAATGCTTCAGCATTATCATTTAAGGATGAAACTTTTGATGTAATTGTAAGTAAACAATGTATTCACAATATAGAAGATATACAAGAAAGAAAAATGGCCATAGAAGAAATGTTAAGAGTTTTAAAATCAGGTGGTAAGTTAATAATTTCAGATTCTATATATATAAATGAATATGAAAAAATATTGTTGGACAAAGGATTAAAGGTAAATGTATCTCCAAAGTATTTTTTAGATACTTATCCTGCCTCAAGTATATTAGAAGTTATTAAAAAGTAACTATTAATTTAATTATTATATTTTAAAAATAGGGTTAGTATTAATTTATATAAAACAATATGATAGATAAATATAAAAAAGTATAAGATAAAACTTTAGTACAAAGATTCTATCTTATACTTTTTATTTATAAAATTAAATTATATAGACTATTTAAAGATTGAACTTATTTGTCCAATTCAGAGCATTTATATAAATAGTAGTTAATTCATTAGGAGATAAGTTCAGATGTTTACATATAGTATTAACTCTTTTCCATTCACCTTTTTCATAGTTTAATACAAGATTAAGTATATAATTTAACTTGTTTTTTTTACCAAGAAGAGCGGACTTGGTATCTTTAGATATAGGAAGATCATGTAGAATATCTTCTAATGGTTTATTTAGAAAGTCTTCTATTCCATAAAATAATCCCATAAAAAATAATTCATCTGATTTATTTATATAATTTGTTTTATTAGATAGAAGATCTAGAAATTTTGCCCTTACTAAGGTTGTCTTTACATATTCTTTGTTGTTACTTGTTATATCATACACTAATATAAATGAAATAAATCTTATAGTTTGTTTTTCACCAATTAAAGCTATAGCTTTTTTTACAGATGTTATATTTTTCTTAAAAGAAAAGGAAGCATTTATAAATTTAAGTAGTTTATAATATAGGGATAAGTCTGTTTTAATTAATTCTTCTAGATAGTTAAAGTCTATTCTTTCCTTATTTATTTCTTTTAAAATTTTATATTTAGTAGTGCTGTGTATAGGAATATCCTTTTCATTAAATATGGTAGGTTTGCTAAAAAAATATCCTTGAAATAAAGAATATCCCATAGAAGCAGCGGCAGTAAATTCTTCTCTAGTCTCAATCTTTTCAGCTAGAAATTTTATTTTGTTATTTATTTCAAGTATTTTATCTATAATTTCTTTTCTTTCAGCGCCTTTAGTAATAGTAAAATCTATTTTTATAATATCCGCTAATTTTATTAGTTCTTTTAAATTATCCATTAAAACAAAATCATCTAATGCTATAGTATATCCTTCTTGTTTCAATTTTTTACAGGAGCATATTATAGCTTTAGAGGGAGTTACATTTTCTAAAATTTCTATTGTTACGTATTCTTTTGGGAGAAGTGAGGCTATATCATTTAAAATAAGATTTTCTGTAAAATTGATAAAAGCTTTTTTACCATCAGTTAAGTTTTTTATTCCTATTAATAGAAAACTGTTAATTATTACTTTAGAGGTTGCTATATCTCCATCTATATTATTAAATTTATTATCTTCATTATTAGTTCTAAATAACAATTCATAGGCTACTACATTTTCATTTATGTCAAAAATAGGTTGTCTAGCAACAAATGTATCCAAAAAAATTCCTCCAATAAAAGTTTATTTTAAGTATATTCTAATATATATAATAAACAGAAGTCTACTAAATTAAGTAAATACTAAGGGTAAACTTTAATTTTAGTGTAAAAACTTAATTTTTTATATTAAATTTATTAGAGTAGAAAAATGGACATACTAAAAAATAATAGATTTAATTCTAATACTACTAAGATAAAAAGTATGCTAATATTTTATCATTAATGTATTAAAATTAAATCTATTTTAAGTTACAGTATTAAATTAAGGAAGTTATTTGTTTATTAAAAGATTATTGGCAGC contains the following coding sequences:
- a CDS encoding amino acid ABC transporter permease; translated protein: MSNLSDITIFILKGSIISFKLFIVTIIFSIPLGILVAMGKNSKIKPLKIILSAYTWIFRGTPLMLQLFFAYFGLPVIGIRLEPLTAAYLTFIINYGAYLAETFRAGIESIDTGQVEAAKVLGFTYNQTMFKIIVPQAIRNVIPPICNESINLIKDSALVAAIGIGDMLRAAKEVVTRDFTITPFFIAAAIYLLITAFLVIIFRTLEKKYAY
- a CDS encoding amino acid ABC transporter substrate-binding protein, coding for MRKKNILFSILIMGLIFMLTGCGNKSKEDTSLKDIKDKGEFVVGLDDSFPPMGFKNDKGEIVGFDIDLAKEVAKKMGVKVVFKPVQWDGVVLSLNNKDIDVIWNGLTITEKRKEQINFSKPYVENKQIIVVNNDSNIKSKKDLNKKTVAIQLGSSSEVALDSDKDFVKSLKELKKYSNNTEALMDLQSKRVDAVVVDEVVGRYYISKKPNVFKVLNEDFGGESYGVGFRKTDDSFREAVDKALDEVIKDGTADKISEKWFGKGIFKK
- a CDS encoding class I SAM-dependent methyltransferase gives rise to the protein MKKYTKPYYGPNNYFSAIKFFSAGILGLITFMFLLQHKEIKSYIAYFILFISILFIVNGLRIINFIFVGRFKHINRIISKVNWTGNENVLDVGVGKGILAIAVAKKLKNGSGKVTGIDIWNSEGILDKTKYYVNQNIELEGVAHKVKIKTQNASALSFKDETFDVIVSKQCIHNIEDIQERKMAIEEMLRVLKSGGKLIISDSIYINEYEKILLDKGLKVNVSPKYFLDTYPASSILEVIKK
- a CDS encoding EAL and HDOD domain-containing protein gives rise to the protein MDTFVARQPIFDINENVVAYELLFRTNNEDNKFNNIDGDIATSKVIINSFLLIGIKNLTDGKKAFINFTENLILNDIASLLPKEYVTIEILENVTPSKAIICSCKKLKQEGYTIALDDFVLMDNLKELIKLADIIKIDFTITKGAERKEIIDKILEINNKIKFLAEKIETREEFTAAASMGYSLFQGYFFSKPTIFNEKDIPIHSTTKYKILKEINKERIDFNYLEELIKTDLSLYYKLLKFINASFSFKKNITSVKKAIALIGEKQTIRFISFILVYDITSNNKEYVKTTLVRAKFLDLLSNKTNYINKSDELFFMGLFYGIEDFLNKPLEDILHDLPISKDTKSALLGKKNKLNYILNLVLNYEKGEWKRVNTICKHLNLSPNELTTIYINALNWTNKFNL